A single Eleginops maclovinus isolate JMC-PN-2008 ecotype Puerto Natales chromosome 5, JC_Emac_rtc_rv5, whole genome shotgun sequence DNA region contains:
- the LOC134864306 gene encoding zinc finger MYM-type protein 1-like: MAETTPPSRTGVPVGIASTTLSDDPGCWPSVLTSSMRCEIVKKGPVQIMDIEFPQNLDNPPRRFTKDSYKRTMKNGENIHRSWLVYSIHTDGVFCFPCTVFGKRERDNALTTCGYGGWKNLSYRLKKHECTKVHCDNVKKWHDLQRRLQTSTLIDQRQMELMQLEVEHWKGVIRRVIAIVSHLAERNQALRGTTSTVYDRHNGNFLAQVELLAQFDPVMNEHIRRIQCKETKVHYLSGVIQNEIIQLVGDKILQEIARRVHKAKYFSVIMDCTPDISHKEQLSVVLRIVNCETPVSIAEHFLGFVHVEDTTGKGLSEILLDQLEKHNLSISDCRGQSYDNGSNMMGHKQGVQARILELNNKALCIPCSSHTLNLVVSDAAKSSVLSMSFFGMLQRLYNLFSSSVHRWAILKQHVKQLTLKPLSGTRWEARIDSVKVVRYHLPEILDGLSALETYATEKGDSETMSSAKSLHGELKTWSFLLCTITWYNVLYQVNHMSKLLQSPDVSMQTLKKETEGVTEYLEDFRENGLASSQTDAMEIAEDLEIERKLPEKRQRKKKRQFLYESTDETQSTPEEAFRRDFFLPLVDTAITSLKDRFSRLEGVYALYDFLFSIDIMRATIKTGKLHERCRKVEQTLHDIDADDLALEINSAVHTFPDEVSRCPFKMLDYIYSEKLLDLYSNLSIALRLLLTLPVSVASGERSFSSLKRIKNYMRSTMSQERLSGLALMSIESDVRRSLDLEGIVSAFAEAKGRKQQFQ; encoded by the coding sequence atggcagagaccaccccaccatccagaactggggtacctgtaggtattgcaagcaccacattaagtgatgacccaggatgttggcccagtgtcctaacaagcagtatgcgctgtgaaatagtcaaaaaaggacctgtgcaaatcatggacattgaattcccgcaaaacttagacaatcctcctcgaagattcaccaaggacagttacaaaagaaccatgaaaaatggtgagaatatacatcgatcgtggctggtgtattccatccacacagatggagtgttctgtttcccttgtactgttttcgggaagcgtgagcgtgacaatgccttaacgacctgtggctacggtggatggaagaacctttcctatcgcctaaaaaaacacgagtgcacaaaggtgcactgtgacaatgtgaaaaagtggcacgaccttcagaggagactgcaaaccagtacactgattgatcaaagacagatggagttgatgcaacttgaagttgaacactggaaaggcgtgattcggagagtgattgccatagtttcccatctggcagaacgcaaccaggctttgagaggaactaccagtaccgtgtatgatcgccacaatgggaattttctggctcaagtggaactcctagcacagtttgatccggtaatgaatgaacacatcagacgaatacaatgcaaagagacaaaggtgcattacctgagtggagtcattcagaacgaaatcattcagctggtcggagacaaaatcctacaggagattgcaagaagagtgcacaaagcaaaatacttctccgtgatcatggattgcactcctgacatcagccacaaggaacaactttctgttgttctcaggattgtcaactgtgaaacacctgtttctattgctgagcattttttgggatttgtacatgttgaagacacaactggtaaagggctcagtgaaatcctgcttgaccagttggagaagcacaacctcagcatttcagattgccgtgggcagtcatacgacaatggcagcaatatgatgggccacaaacagggtgtgcaggcaagaattttagagctgaacaacaaggcgctatgcatcccatgcagcagtcacacactaaatctggttgtgtcagatgctgccaagtcttcagtgttgtccatgtctttttttggtatgctgcaacgactgtacaaccttttcagttcctctgtgcaccgctgggcaattttgaagcagcatgtgaagcagctcacccttaagccactttcagggacgagatgggaggcccgaattgacagtgtgaaggtagtgcggtaccatctacctgaaatactagacggactgtcagcactggagacatatgctacagagaagggggactcagagaccatgtcctcagcaaaaagcttacatggtgagcttaaaacatggtcctttcttctgtgcacaataacctggtacaacgttttgtatcaggttaaccatatgagcaagctcctccagagcccggatgtttcaatgcaaacactgaaaaaagaaaccgagggagtgacagagtacctagaagatttcagggaaaatggactcgcatcaagccaaacggatgcaatggagattgcagaagatctggaaattgagaggaaattgcctgagaaaaggcaacgtaaaaagaaaaggcagttcctttacgagagtacagatgaaacccaatcgaccccagaagaggccttcagaagggacttcttcctgcctttggttgacactgccatcaccagcctaaaagacagattttccagactggagggggtgtatgccctgtacgacttcctgttcagcattgatatcatgagggccacaatcaagactgggaaattgcatgagagatgcaggaaagtggaacaaaccctccatgatattgatgcagacgacttggcattggagatcaactctgctgtccacacctttccagatgaagtatccaggtgcccatttaaaatgctggactacatatacagtgagaagctgttggacctgtacagcaatttaagcattgcactgcgcctacttctgacccttcctgtctcggttgcctccggagagaggagcttttcatctctgaagcgcataaagaattacatgaggtcaactatgagccaagagaggctctctggactggcactcatgtcaattgagagtgacgtccgcaggtctttggacttggaggggattgtgtctgcatttgctgaggccaagggccgcaagcagcagtttcagtag